The following nucleotide sequence is from uncultured Roseateles sp..
ATCAATGTCGAGAACCGCTGGGGGCGGGATCGCACGAACGACTTCCAGTACATCTTCTTCAACGGCGTCGGCTACAACGCCTGGGAAAACATCTGGGGCATCTGGAACCAGCTGACGCCGCGCGACGCGCAGACCTTGAAGCGCATCGCCAGCCTGCAGCGGGCCATCGCACCGCTGCTGGTCAGCCTGGAGTGGCGGCCCTATGCGCCGACCTTGCAGTCCGGCGTGTTCGCCAGCCGCTTCCCCGGTGAGGGGCAGGTGTTGCACACCCTGGTCAACCGCAACGAGGTCGAGGTCAGCGGCGAGCAGCTGGCGCTGCCGCATGCCGATGGCACGCGCTATGTCGATCTGTGGAACGGCGTGGCGCTGCAGCCGCGCATTGTCGAAGGCCGGGCGCTGATCGAGCTGTGCCTGGAGCCGCGCGGCTATGGCGCGGTGCTGGCCCTCGCGGCCGGCGCCGAGCTGCCGGGGCTGGACGCCTATCTGGCCCGAGCCGCCGAATTCGCCAAGACTCCATTGCAGAGCCTGTCGGCGCAGTGGAAGTCGATTCCGCAGCAGCTGGTCGAGATCGCGCCCACCGCGGCCGCGGCCGCAGCACCGCAGGGCATGGTGACGGTTCCCGCTGCCGAGTTCGACTTCGTCGTCGGCGGCATCGCCATCGAGGGTCAGACCTGGGCCGGTGTCGATGTCCAGTACCCCTGGGAGAACGAGGCGCGCCGCGGCCACCGCCGCCGCATGCCTATCGCGGCCTTCCACATCGACCGTCATCCGGTCACGAACGCGCAGTTCAAGGCCTTCATGGCCGCGACGCACTACGCGCCGCGCGATGCGCACAACTTCCTGCGCGACTGGCGCAACGGTGCACCGCAGCCGGGCTGGGACAACAAGCCGGTCACCTGGGTGGGCATCGAGGATGCCCGCGCCTACGCTGCCTGGGCGGGCAAGCGCCTGCCGCGTGAATGGGAGTGGCAGTACGCGGCCCAGGGCGGCGATGGCCGCCTCTACCCCTGGGGCAACAGCTGGCAGCCGGATGCTGTGCCGGCGCCGAACCGCGGCCGCACGCTGCTGCCACCGACCGACGTGGGTGCGCACCCGCAGGGTGCCAGCCCCTTTGGCGTGCAGAACCTGGTCGGCCATGTCTGGCAGTGGACCGATGAGTACCGCGACGATCACACCCGCGCGGCCGTGCTGCGCGGCGGCAGCAGCTACCAGCCGCAGACCTCGCACTGGTACTTCCCGCAGGCCTACCGGCTCGACCAGCATGGCAAATACCTGCTGATGGCGCCGGCCAAGGACCGCTCGGGCTGCATAGGCTTTCGCTGCGTGGTGGACGCGTTGTGAGCAAGACCGTGCCCGTCGGCATGCGGCTGCTGTCGTCCGCCCAGGTGCAGCTGGGCGGCCTGCTCGGCACGGCACTGGACGCCAACCGCCGCGGCCGGCTGTCGCGCTTCATCACCGGGCCGGCCAGTCCGGCGATCGCCATCTTCGACCCGGCGCTGGTGCTGGCCAACCGCGAAGGCGACTGGTACGGCGAGCATGCCGGCAAGTGGCTGTATGCCGCCGCCAAGGCCTATGCGCGTACGCAGGACGTCACCCTGGGCGAGCAGTTGCGTGCCGTGGCCGACCATCTGGTGGCCCTGCAGGGTGAGGACGGCTATCTGGGCACCTATGCGCCCGAGCGACGCTTCATGCATCCGCAGCCGCCCAAGGGGCCGAGCTGGGATGGTGCGCCCAGCCAGCGCACCTGGGACATCTGGACGCACAGCTATCTGGTGCTGGGCCTGCTGGAGCTGCACAAGGCCGTGCCGAACGCTCGTTATCTGGCGGCGGCACGCAGGATCGGTGATCTCTGCTGGCACACTCTCAACGAGGGCGGCATCAATATCACCGAGCTGGGCAACCACCATGGCATGTCGGCCACGGTGCTGCTGGACCCGGCCGTCGAGCTGTATTTCGCCACCGGCGAGCAGCGCTATCTGAGCCTGGCCCTGCTGATACTGGAGCAGGCCGATAGCCATCCACCGCTGGCCCTGCTGAGCCGCGCGTTGAGCGGCGCCGATGCGGCCGAGATCGCCACCGGCAAGGCCTATCAGCTGGCCTGGAACCTGGTCGGCCTGGCCAAGCTGCACAAGGCCACCGGCGTGGCCCTGTACCGCGAGGCGGTTGACAAACTCTGGGCGAGCATCCGCCAGCACCACCTGACCCTGGGCGGTGGCCCCTGGGGCGGCGTTGCCCATCGCTCGCGCGAGGTCTTCAATGCGCCGGGGGCCTTCCAGCCGCAGGCCTATGTCGAGACCTGCTCGACCCTGGCCTGGCTGCAGCTGAACCGCGAGCTGCTGGCCATCAGCGGCGAGGCCCGCTATGCGGAAGAGATCGAGCGCACCGCCTACAACGATCTGCTCGGTGCGATGGCACCCAATGGCGAGGACTGGTGCTACTACTCCTTTCCCAACGGCCGACGGGTGCACACCACCTACTGGCGTTGCTGCAAGTCCAGTGGCGCGATGGCTGTAGAAGAGTTGCCGGCTGCGGCCTATGGCGTCACGGCCGAGGGCGCGATTGCCGTCAATCTCTACGGCTCCGGCCTGGTCTCGGTGCAGCTGGAGGGCGTCGGTGCGGTGGCGCTGAAGCAGTGCACCGGCTACCCGTTCGATGGGCAGATCCGGCTCCGCGTGACACCCGAAC
It contains:
- a CDS encoding SUMF1/EgtB/PvdO family nonheme iron enzyme translates to MSSESDHLPGPDDQGERRALKTEYKFSHVTTGRYLPTPGKAPGWPFAEIGHWKMDVAGTADDWIAELQDWRREHLTRIGYDDANYRRPDLQWAQRNFVHAQMMVEDRYFFDNETGQYTVDRYLDDLEQRFGGIDSVLIWYVYPNIGVDDRNQTDLAHDMPGGLEGLRGAIADFHRRGVRVFLPTKPWDKGTRDQGQTDWHAIADIIKAVGADGINGDTYNGVPRAFFDACDAVGCPVVLQPESTISAEEALIWNVQSWGKKVPADVVPAVAKWKWLEPRHMINVENRWGRDRTNDFQYIFFNGVGYNAWENIWGIWNQLTPRDAQTLKRIASLQRAIAPLLVSLEWRPYAPTLQSGVFASRFPGEGQVLHTLVNRNEVEVSGEQLALPHADGTRYVDLWNGVALQPRIVEGRALIELCLEPRGYGAVLALAAGAELPGLDAYLARAAEFAKTPLQSLSAQWKSIPQQLVEIAPTAAAAAAPQGMVTVPAAEFDFVVGGIAIEGQTWAGVDVQYPWENEARRGHRRRMPIAAFHIDRHPVTNAQFKAFMAATHYAPRDAHNFLRDWRNGAPQPGWDNKPVTWVGIEDARAYAAWAGKRLPREWEWQYAAQGGDGRLYPWGNSWQPDAVPAPNRGRTLLPPTDVGAHPQGASPFGVQNLVGHVWQWTDEYRDDHTRAAVLRGGSSYQPQTSHWYFPQAYRLDQHGKYLLMAPAKDRSGCIGFRCVVDAL
- a CDS encoding beta-L-arabinofuranosidase domain-containing protein, which gives rise to MSKTVPVGMRLLSSAQVQLGGLLGTALDANRRGRLSRFITGPASPAIAIFDPALVLANREGDWYGEHAGKWLYAAAKAYARTQDVTLGEQLRAVADHLVALQGEDGYLGTYAPERRFMHPQPPKGPSWDGAPSQRTWDIWTHSYLVLGLLELHKAVPNARYLAAARRIGDLCWHTLNEGGINITELGNHHGMSATVLLDPAVELYFATGEQRYLSLALLILEQADSHPPLALLSRALSGADAAEIATGKAYQLAWNLVGLAKLHKATGVALYREAVDKLWASIRQHHLTLGGGPWGGVAHRSREVFNAPGAFQPQAYVETCSTLAWLQLNRELLAISGEARYAEEIERTAYNDLLGAMAPNGEDWCYYSFPNGRRVHTTYWRCCKSSGAMAVEELPAAAYGVTAEGAIAVNLYGSGLVSVQLEGVGAVALKQCTGYPFDGQIRLRVTPEQAAHFTIRLRIPAWAEQTRIRVNDVDVDVTTTAGAYAELSRDWQPGDRITLDFDMPPRLHRKANRNVQESLAPDGTPVRQQVLCHEHVAITRGPLVYATGLIDGFKSEETIRLPDGDPAEWLCLQPVVDGGEDAAPGIELRLGYREPITFWPYYRAGGRSDGGWRLTWLSLAPDAGSSSDLEHGNT